Genomic DNA from Microbacterium sp. NC79:
CGACGGAGAATCACTCTACGCTGTCGCGTTTGCCGGCACGCTCGCGACGAGCGTCATCGGCATGGTGGTCACCGGATTATGGAGCGATCGCTCGGGGCCAGTGGCGCCGCTCTACGCCGCTGTCGCCCTCTTCGCAACCGGGCTGTTGATTGCCGGGTTTGCCGACACGATGGAGCTTCTGGTGCTCGGCCGCCTTATTCAGGGGCTGGGCATCGGCGGGCAGACGGTCGCGCTATATGTCGTCGTCGCGCGGGTCTATCCGTCCGACCTGCATGGCCGCGTCTTTGCGCTGTTTTCGGCCGCGTGGGTGGTCCCGAGCCTCATCGGCCCGTTCCTTGCGGGCGCCGTTGCCGAGTACCTGCACTGGCGATGGGTGTTCCTTGGCGTCGCCGTCCTGACGGTGCTCGCCTTCATTCTGGTCGCAACACGCCTCCGCGAGGTCGATCTCAGCGCAGCGGAACAAGGGTCTGGTTCCCCCTCCGTTGCCCGCCGCCTCGGCCTTGCCATCGTCGTCGCTGCACTGGCCGTCGTGCTCAGCCTCACCGGCCGAGTAACCGCTGACTACGGTGCCGTCATCGGATGGATCATTGCCGGTGCCGCGCTCATCGCTCTCGCCATCGCGGTGCGCCCGCTACTCCCGAAACGCACACTCCTTGCCGGGCGCGGCCTACCTGCCGTCATCGTGATGCGCGGTTTGGTCGCCGGTACCCTCTTCGGCGCCGAGGTCTACGTGCCGCTTTTGCTGACAACACAGTATGGCTTTGGCCCGACGATGGCGGGGCTCGCCCTCACCGTTGCGGCGATCGCGTGGGCCGTGGCCGCTGAAGTGCAGGGCCGCTATGGCGACCGGCTGGGCAACAAACGCATTGCCGTGATCGGAATCTCCCTCCTCGCGTTCGCCACGATCACGGGTGCGGTGACGGCGCTCCTCCATTTGCCCGCCTTCGTGCTGATCACCGCGTGGATGTTTGCAGGCGGAGGCGTTGGGCTCATTTATCCGCGCCTGACCGTGCTGACACTCGCGTACTCGTCCACGGAGAACCAGGGTTTCAACTCGGCGGCCCTGTCGATCTCAGATTCCCTGGGCTCGTCTGCGGCCATCGCCCTGATGGGCCTCATCTTCATCTCTCTAGGATCAGCAGGGTTGGCCTTCGGCATGGTCTTCATTGCCGCCACTCTGCTGGCAGCGCTCGCCCTGGTTCCTGGACTGCGGATGTCACGGATTGCGGAACCTGGGCAGCCGTCATAAGAATGAGTCACGATATGCGAATGGCAGCCCGGAAACCGGGCGGCCATTCGCATAGTGCGGGTTAGTCGCGGCGACGCTCAACCGCCGTGACGCCGCGCCACGCGAGCGGGATCAAGGCGGCGGCGACCGCCGCCTTGATGACGCCACCGACGATGAACGGCGTCACACCGGCGGCCAAGATCTCCTCAAACGAGAGGCCTGCATCCATCACGCCGTTCAGGATGAAGGCCATGTAGGGCACGCCGACGAGGAACGGAACGACGCTCGCACCCACGAACGCGGCAAACGCCAGTAGCGGGCGGCGATCCCACGCGCGCTGCGCGGCGTAGCCCGCCACCATCGCCGCCGGGATGAAGCCGATGATAAAGCCAAAGCTGGGGGAGGCCAGCGCCGCGATGCTGCCAGAGAACCCGGCAAAGACGGGGAACCCTGCCAGCCCCGCCAGCATGTAGGTGAGCAGGGCCAGCCCACCACGGCGGACGCCCAGCGCCGCGCCGACCAGTACGACGGCGAGCGTCTGCCCGGTGATCGGGACGGGCCAGAGCGGAATCTCGGCCTGCGCGAGCAGAGCGACGGTCATCGCGCCGGTCGCGATCAGTGCGGCATCGAGGGCGAGAGCGCGGGCGCGCGTCGTGGGCCGAGGTAACGCCTCCGCAAGGGGGAGTCGGGTGGAAACGGTGAGAGTGCTCACAGATCTTCTCCTGTCACAGGTTTTTGGTCAGAGGGGGAGTCACCGCGAACTAGACTAGGGCGCTGGGCATGATCGCCCAGTTATCCCCTTCGTTAAAAGAATCGAGATTTCGCTGTGCTTGCCGTACAAGGTCTGGAGATTCGCGTCGGTGCCCGCCTCCTGATGGAGAACGTCACCTTCCGCGTGGGCCCTGGCGACAAGATTGGTCTCGTCGGCCGCAACGGTGCTGGCAAGACGACACTGACGAAAGTACTCGCTGGCGATCTCATTCCTGCTGATGGTTCCGTCACTCGTTCCGGTCAACTCGGATACCTGCCGCAGGATCCCCGCACCGGCGACCCGGAAATGTTGGCACGCACGCGAATCCTCGACGCTCGCGGCCTCGGCTCGCTGCAGGTCAGCATGGCGGAGCACAGCGCGAAGATGGCATCGGATGATCCCGCCATCGCCGAGCGCGCCATGCGCAAGTACGCGAATGTCATGGAACGCTTTGAAGCGCTCGGCGGCTACGCAGCTGAAGCGGAAGCGGCGTCGATCGCACACAACCTGTCGTTGCCTGACCGTATTCTTGACCAGCCGCTGAAGACACTATCCGGTGGTCAGCGCCGTCGTATCGAGCTCGCACGCATTCTGTTCAGCGATGCCGAGACGATGATCCTTGACGAGCCCACCAACCACCTCGACGCCGATTCCGTCGTGTGGCTGCGCGACTTCTTGAAGACCTACCGTGGCGGCCTGATTGTGATCAGCCACGACGTTGAGCTCGTGGGGGAGACCGTGAACCGTGTCTTCTACCTCGATGCAAACCGACAGACCATCGACCTGTACAACATGAATTGGAAGAACTACCTTCGCCAACGTGTTGCCGATGAGGATCGCCGCAAGAAGGAACGCGCGAACGCCGAGAAGAAGGCAACCCAGCTCCAGCTGCAGGCTGCCCGGTTCGGTGCGAAGGCTTCGAAGGCCGCGGCTGCCCACCAGATGGTGGCCCGCGCAGAAAAGCTCTTGCAGGGTCTTGATGAGGTGCGCCAGGTTGACCGCGTCGCCAAGCTACGCTTTCCGAAGCCCGCGCCCTGCGGTAAGACACCGCTCATGGCTCAGGGACTATCCAAGTCGTACGGTTCCCTGGAAATTTTCACCGACGTCGACCTCGCAATCGACCGCGGATCGCGCGTCGTCATTCTCGGCCTGAACGGTGCGGGTAAGACGACCATGCTGCGCATTCTCGCTGGCGTTGACAAGCCAGACACCGGAACCTTGGAGCCGGGTCACGGCCTGAAGATCGGCTATTACGCCCAGGAACACGAGAACCTCGACGTGAAGCGTTCCGTTTTGGAAAACATGATGTCGGCAGCGCCAGACATTAATGAGACCGAAGCGCGTAAAGTGCTCGGATCGTTCCTGTTTACCGGCGATGACGTTCTCAAGCCTGCTGGCGTTCTCTCCGGTGGTGAGAAGACCCGATTGTCGCTTGCAACGCTCGTCGTATCCAGCGCGAACATGCTGCTGCTCGATGAGCCGACGAACAACCTCGACCCCGCTTCCCGCGAGGAGATCCTGGGTGCGCTCGCGCACTACGAGGGCGCCGTGGTTTTGGTCTCGCACGATGAGGGCGCGGTCGCTGCTCTCAACCCCGAGCGTGTCCTGATTCTGCCCGACGGCGTTGAAGACATCTGGAACAAGGAATACCAAGACCTCATTGCGCTCGCGTAGTCGCTGAGCGAAATCAGGAGGCGGTTCCGGGAGTGATTCCCGGAACCGCCTCCTCGTTTTATCGGCCTGTGAGAGCGTGCGTGCGGCGGGTTAGGCGTCCAGCAGCGCGTCTTCCTGCTCGGCGTCCTTGTCGCGGCGGCGCTTGACCTTGACAGTGGCGACGCCAGCTTCCTCGCGGCGCTGTGCGCGTTCCGTGCGAATGATGTACACGATGAAAATGAACCCCATCAGCGCGAACAGAATCCACTGGATCGCGTAGGAGAGGTGCGGACCCGGGTCTTCCGTCGGCGGCTCGACCTGTCGCGGAACGTCGGCGACTGCGGGGTTTTCGCTCACCATGAGGCCGTATACCGACGTAACGGTGTTCTCCCCGGTGTGTTCCGCGATCGTCGGGAGGTTAATGGACTTGAACGTCAGATACTCGCCCTCGTTCGCACCGATGCCGGTGCGCGGGACACCTTCTGACGGGCGCAGACGCACAACGACGCTGACATTTTCGCCGCTGGGTGGTTCCGGAACCACATCAGGCAACGTTCCTTCGCCGGGGGCGACCCAACCGCGGTTCACGATGATGATGCGGCCATCGGTGAGTTGGAACGGCACGAGCACCTCGAAGGCGCTGCTGCCGCCGTGCGGGCGGTTGCGGGCGAGGATCTGCTCGTCGGCGAGGTACTGACCCTCGAGCGTCACGGGGAGCCATTCGGTGTTCGGATCGAAGACGTTCGCATTCGGGACGGCTTCGTCAAACGGAACCGGCTCGCGGTCATAGTTTTGCTCAACGAGCGCGATCTCGCCGTTGCGCTCGTCACTACGGGAGAACTGCCAGTTTGCGAGAAAGCCACACACGATGGCGAAGATCAGGGCGATGACGAGGTAGATCGTCCAGCGAATGAACGGGTTCTTACTCATCAACGTTTCCTTCGGAGGTGTGCGGGCTGACCGTAACCGGGAAGTTGCGGGCGCGAAGAAATTCTTCGAGATAGTTCTCATGCTCGGGGCAAGCGAGCCAGGTTTTGGTGCGTCCATCGCGATGGATGCGCGGGTTGCTCCACACCAAGCGTACGGTGGCTTGCGCGCGACACCCCGCACGCGAACAAGTGTCGGCGGGCGGTGCGAATCCAATCACGCCGACTCCTGTGACTTGGGTGCAGGCAGTGACGGCCGTGGCGTCTCGTTGACCTGAATGACCGTCGGAACCTGAGGTGCGGTATCGACTGTGGGCGCAGGCGCCGAAATCTGCCGCTCAGGAGATTCAATGCCGGCAGCTTCTTCTGGTGCAGGCGTGTTCGCGAAGACGACGGCGATGTAGGGGAGGAAAGCGGCGCCGAGCGCGAAAATCCACGTCCACCATCCCAGCGGCTGCACCGCGAAAACCAGAACCACGCACACGGTACGGATCGTCATGGTGATGACGTACTGGCGCACTCGACCGTCTGCTTCCGTGCGCGGGGCGACCGGAAGCGAGGTCGCAGACGGGGTAATGTGGCGTTTCTTCACGGTACCTCCAGGATACGCGCGATTACGGGGCCGAGCATCCGCGCCCACTAGGCTGTTGACGTTGTATCCCTATTCGGAGGCTGAATCATGTCCGCGTCTCGCGTTGTCTTGGTAACTGGAGGAAACCGCGGCATTGGCCGCGCCATTGCGGAGCGCTTCGTGCGCGACGGGTACCGGGTCGCTGTCACTGCTCGCTCAGGTGAAGGCCCGGAAGGCACGCTCACAGTACGGGCGGACGTCACCGACTCGGCTGCACTCGACGCCGCATTCACCGAGGTCGAGGCGAAGCTCGGCCCGGTTGAGGTCGTCGTTGCAAACGCGGGTATTACTCGCGACATGCTGCTTTTGCGCATGTCGGAAGAAGACTTTGACACCGTCGTCGACACGAACCTCGGCGGAACCTTCCGCGTCGTCAAGCGTGCTTCCAAGGGCATGCTGAAGGCGAAGTTCGGACGCGTCATTCTGATCTCGTCCGTCGTGGGTCTCTACGGCGGCGCCGGCCAGATCAACTACTCATCGTCCAAGGCAGCGCTCGTTGGCTTCGCACGATCGCTGACGCGCGAGCTCGGCTCGCGCGGCATCACCGCCAACGTGGTCGCTCCCGGCTTTATCGAGACCGATATGACCGCAGCGTTGCCTGAAACCACGCAGACGGAGTACAAGAAGAGCATTCCGGCTGGCCGTTTCGCATCGCCCGATGAGGTCGCCGGCGTCGTCACATGGCTCGCTTCGGATGACGCTGCCTACATTTCTGGTGCCGTCATTCCGGTTGACGGCGGCCTGGGCATGGGCCACTAGTTCTGCAAAGAAGAGAGGGTCCGCACGGCGACGTGCGGACCCTCTTTGCATACCCGGTAGGAGGGTAGGAGCGAACTAAGGGATGAGCGGGAGAATCTCGCGCAGATCGATGCGATCGACCACGAGGCTTGCCTGCTCACGCACTTTCGGCTTCGCGTTGAAGGCGAGGCCGAGGTCAGCGACTCCCATCATCTGAAGGTCGTTGGCGCCGTCGCCTACCGCAAACGTTGCGGTGGCACCGTACTCTTGCGCCCAGGTCTGTAGCCACCGTGCCTTTGCGGCGCCATCAACGATCTCACCGTCGACGTCACCGGTCAGGACGCCGTTGTCGACAGCGAGCCTATTGGCACGCCAGACATCGACGCCGAGGTCGGGCGCGACAACGTCAAGAATTTCGTGGAACCCGCCGGAAACGACGCCGACGATCCCGCCGCGAGCATGCACGGCTTCGATCATCTCGCGGACGCCAGGCGTCGGGCTCACCCGCGCAAGCACGCGTTCAAAGGCGGTGACCGGAACACCCGCAAGGGCAGCGACCCGGTTGCGCAGGCTGGTCGCGAAGTCAATCTCGCCGCGCATCGCGGCTTCGGTTGCCGCAGCGACTTCGGCGCCGCGGCCGGCTTCATCGGCGAGAAGTTCAATGACTTCGTTCTGGATGAGGGTGGAATCGGCGTCAAGGACAACAAGAGAGCGGGGCACGGTGCGAGCCTACCCGCCCCGTGCCCCGCTCTGAGAATCAGTTACGGCTCGACGATGGTGCCCTTACCGACGACCGTGATGCCCGAGTCCGTCACCGTGAACCCGCGCGCCAGGTCGCGATCGCGATCGACACCGACGGTGGCGCCAGGCAAAAGCCGCACATTCTTGTCGAGAATGGCCTTTTCAACGCGGGCATTGCTGCCGATATTTACGTTGTCGAACAACACGGAGGAGTGAATGATGGAGCCGCCATCTGCCAGGGTCCACGGACCCACCACACTGCTTTCCAGGTGTGTTCCGCTCATCACCGACCCGAGCGACACGATCGAGTCGAGCGCATTGCCCATTCGGCCGATGCCATCGCGCACAAACTTCGCGGGCGGCGAGTTCACTGCCTGCGAGAAAATCGGCCACTCCATGTTGTACAGGTTGAAGATCGGCAGGGTGGAGATGAGGTCCATGTGTGCGTCGTAAAAGGAATCAATGGTTCCGACGTCGCGCCAGTACCAGCGGTCGCGCTGCGTAGAACCCGGAACCTCGTTGCGCACCATGTCGTAGACACCCGCTTCGCCGCGACCGACGAAGTAGGGCACGATATCGCCACCCATATCGTGATTTGAGGTGGGGAACTCGCCGTCTGCTTCAACCGCTTCAATCAGCGCGTCGGTATTGAAAATGTAGTTGCCCATCGACGCCAGAACCTCATGTGGTGCATCCGGGAGTCCGGTGGCGTCGCTCGGCTTCTCCAAGAACTCGCGAATCATCGTCGGGTGCTCCGGGTCAACGTCGATGACGCCAAACTGATCGGCCATACCAATGGGCTGACGAATACCCGCAACGGTCGCGCGGGCACCCGATTCGATGTGGGCGTCGAGCATCTGCTGGAAGTCCATGCGATACACGTGATCCGCTCCGATGACGACGACGTAGTCGGGCTTTTCGTCATTGATGAGGTTCATGCTCTGCAAAATGGCGTCGGCCGAACCCATATACCAACGCTTGCCCAGGCGCTGCTGCGCGGGCACAGACGCCACATACGAGTTCAGCAGTGCCGACATGCGCCAGGTC
This window encodes:
- a CDS encoding MFS transporter yields the protein MNAARSLWSENYRWVTLGAVALVFLAAIQSLAVTTVMPVVSADLDGESLYAVAFAGTLATSVIGMVVTGLWSDRSGPVAPLYAAVALFATGLLIAGFADTMELLVLGRLIQGLGIGGQTVALYVVVARVYPSDLHGRVFALFSAAWVVPSLIGPFLAGAVAEYLHWRWVFLGVAVLTVLAFILVATRLREVDLSAAEQGSGSPSVARRLGLAIVVAALAVVLSLTGRVTADYGAVIGWIIAGAALIALAIAVRPLLPKRTLLAGRGLPAVIVMRGLVAGTLFGAEVYVPLLLTTQYGFGPTMAGLALTVAAIAWAVAAEVQGRYGDRLGNKRIAVIGISLLAFATITGAVTALLHLPAFVLITAWMFAGGGVGLIYPRLTVLTLAYSSTENQGFNSAALSISDSLGSSAAIALMGLIFISLGSAGLAFGMVFIAATLLAALALVPGLRMSRIAEPGQPS
- a CDS encoding biotin transporter BioY; amino-acid sequence: MSTLTVSTRLPLAEALPRPTTRARALALDAALIATGAMTVALLAQAEIPLWPVPITGQTLAVVLVGAALGVRRGGLALLTYMLAGLAGFPVFAGFSGSIAALASPSFGFIIGFIPAAMVAGYAAQRAWDRRPLLAFAAFVGASVVPFLVGVPYMAFILNGVMDAGLSFEEILAAGVTPFIVGGVIKAAVAAALIPLAWRGVTAVERRRD
- a CDS encoding ABC-F family ATP-binding cassette domain-containing protein, whose amino-acid sequence is MLAVQGLEIRVGARLLMENVTFRVGPGDKIGLVGRNGAGKTTLTKVLAGDLIPADGSVTRSGQLGYLPQDPRTGDPEMLARTRILDARGLGSLQVSMAEHSAKMASDDPAIAERAMRKYANVMERFEALGGYAAEAEAASIAHNLSLPDRILDQPLKTLSGGQRRRIELARILFSDAETMILDEPTNHLDADSVVWLRDFLKTYRGGLIVISHDVELVGETVNRVFYLDANRQTIDLYNMNWKNYLRQRVADEDRRKKERANAEKKATQLQLQAARFGAKASKAAAAHQMVARAEKLLQGLDEVRQVDRVAKLRFPKPAPCGKTPLMAQGLSKSYGSLEIFTDVDLAIDRGSRVVILGLNGAGKTTMLRILAGVDKPDTGTLEPGHGLKIGYYAQEHENLDVKRSVLENMMSAAPDINETEARKVLGSFLFTGDDVLKPAGVLSGGEKTRLSLATLVVSSANMLLLDEPTNNLDPASREEILGALAHYEGAVVLVSHDEGAVAALNPERVLILPDGVEDIWNKEYQDLIALA
- a CDS encoding SURF1 family protein, coding for MSKNPFIRWTIYLVIALIFAIVCGFLANWQFSRSDERNGEIALVEQNYDREPVPFDEAVPNANVFDPNTEWLPVTLEGQYLADEQILARNRPHGGSSAFEVLVPFQLTDGRIIIVNRGWVAPGEGTLPDVVPEPPSGENVSVVVRLRPSEGVPRTGIGANEGEYLTFKSINLPTIAEHTGENTVTSVYGLMVSENPAVADVPRQVEPPTEDPGPHLSYAIQWILFALMGFIFIVYIIRTERAQRREEAGVATVKVKRRRDKDAEQEDALLDA
- a CDS encoding DUF3099 domain-containing protein — protein: MKKRHITPSATSLPVAPRTEADGRVRQYVITMTIRTVCVVLVFAVQPLGWWTWIFALGAAFLPYIAVVFANTPAPEEAAGIESPERQISAPAPTVDTAPQVPTVIQVNETPRPSLPAPKSQESA
- a CDS encoding beta-ketoacyl-ACP reductase — translated: MSASRVVLVTGGNRGIGRAIAERFVRDGYRVAVTARSGEGPEGTLTVRADVTDSAALDAAFTEVEAKLGPVEVVVANAGITRDMLLLRMSEEDFDTVVDTNLGGTFRVVKRASKGMLKAKFGRVILISSVVGLYGGAGQINYSSSKAALVGFARSLTRELGSRGITANVVAPGFIETDMTAALPETTQTEYKKSIPAGRFASPDEVAGVVTWLASDDAAYISGAVIPVDGGLGMGH
- the serB gene encoding phosphoserine phosphatase SerB, translated to MPRSLVVLDADSTLIQNEVIELLADEAGRGAEVAAATEAAMRGEIDFATSLRNRVAALAGVPVTAFERVLARVSPTPGVREMIEAVHARGGIVGVVSGGFHEILDVVAPDLGVDVWRANRLAVDNGVLTGDVDGEIVDGAAKARWLQTWAQEYGATATFAVGDGANDLQMMGVADLGLAFNAKPKVREQASLVVDRIDLREILPLIP
- a CDS encoding glucose-1-phosphate adenylyltransferase, coding for MPAAPKILGIVLAGGEGKRLMPLTADRAKPAVPFGGQYRLIDFAISNLINSGLRQIVVLTQYKSHSLDRHISQTWRMSALLNSYVASVPAQQRLGKRWYMGSADAILQSMNLINDEKPDYVVVIGADHVYRMDFQQMLDAHIESGARATVAGIRQPIGMADQFGVIDVDPEHPTMIREFLEKPSDATGLPDAPHEVLASMGNYIFNTDALIEAVEADGEFPTSNHDMGGDIVPYFVGRGEAGVYDMVRNEVPGSTQRDRWYWRDVGTIDSFYDAHMDLISTLPIFNLYNMEWPIFSQAVNSPPAKFVRDGIGRMGNALDSIVSLGSVMSGTHLESSVVGPWTLADGGSIIHSSVLFDNVNIGSNARVEKAILDKNVRLLPGATVGVDRDRDLARGFTVTDSGITVVGKGTIVEP